The Candidatus Omnitrophota bacterium genome segment GAACGTAGTATTTGCCGTGATATACACCATATATTATAAATTGGACACCGGATTTTCACTGGCAATAGAGAATAAGGGGCTTCTTATAAAGAGCGTCATCCTTTTGATGATATTATGGTATTTGCCGGGCGCTAATATCATGACGTTCCTGGTAAAATCTTTTATTATCCCGGCGTGGTTGTTTTTATCGGCGACAAAAAAAGAGATGGATGGTTTCCGGTCATTTGTTCTATCGTTTGTAAAGGAGCGCGCGGCATGAGTGATAAAAAAATAAAGATAGCCGTTTTTTCGAATTATTTCTGGGCATATACGTCATCTAAGATAGCCAGGAAGTGTTTTCCCGGCGCCGAACTGTCGCTTCTGACATTTTCCACAGAAGAGAAGTGCGAAAAATATGATTTTGGGATGGAGGTCATAGACCTCAATAGTTTCAAGTCAAAAAATATTACAGCGTTTTTTAACGAGGCGCGCGTTATTAATAGTATGAAGTTCAGCGCGGCGGTCGTAGACCATGGTTTTAACATTCACGATGCGATTTTATTATTTTTTATTGGCTTCAAAGATATCTATATCGTAGAGCCGGACAAAGAGGGCAAGTTGCGCCGTATCGGCAGAGCGGGGTTTTTAGGGATATTCATCCGTAAGATGCCGTATTTTTTCAACAAGGCACTTATAGGTGTTTCTAAACGTTTGCGGATGAGCGTAAGTATGGGGTCGCCGTCAGAACTTTTTGTCGAAACAACAAGCGCCTGCAACCTCAAGTGCATAGGGTGCCCGACCGGACTGGGTCAGCTTAAGAGGCCACCGGTCATGATAGGCGAAGAGGTTATCAAGAGGGTTATGGAGGACAGCAGAAAAAATTTCCGGTATCTCGATATAATATACCCATTTTTTTATGGTGAACCATTACTGAATAAAAATATATTCGATTATCTCCGGAAATTTCGGGAGACCGTCTATCCGTATACGCGGATAGAGATGCATACTAACGGTAATATAGCGGATTCCGGAGCTATAGCGTCCCGCCTTATCGCCAGCGGTATTGATCTGGTAAGCATTTCGCTGGATGGCACCGACAGCGCTTCTTATGAAAGCTTCAGGCGGGGCGGGAACTTTAAGCTTGTTTTTGAGTTCATAAAGAATCTGTCGGCGGCAAAAAAAGAAGCCGGTGTCATGAAACCCGAGATAGTGGTGC includes the following:
- a CDS encoding radical SAM protein, with amino-acid sequence MSDKKIKIAVFSNYFWAYTSSKIARKCFPGAELSLLTFSTEEKCEKYDFGMEVIDLNSFKSKNITAFFNEARVINSMKFSAAVVDHGFNIHDAILLFFIGFKDIYIVEPDKEGKLRRIGRAGFLGIFIRKMPYFFNKALIGVSKRLRMSVSMGSPSELFVETTSACNLKCIGCPTGLGQLKRPPVMIGEEVIKRVMEDSRKNFRYLDIIYPFFYGEPLLNKNIFDYLRKFRETVYPYTRIEMHTNGNIADSGAIASRLIASGIDLVSISLDGTDSASYESFRRGGNFKLVFEFIKNLSAAKKEAGVMKPEIVVQMILTKYSEDRMERFKAMRSEMGADRIVFKEFFHEFTELSDEEAYSMAPSKKELVLDRDTKKKIIRSKNNSCGWVYRAICVASTGDIAACCIDSNASLLRGLNIKDKNIAKVWNSPEYRQFRKGLLRGKIDICNKCFMS